In the Aquipuribacter hungaricus genome, one interval contains:
- a CDS encoding GmrSD restriction endonuclease domain-containing protein, whose amino-acid sequence MSTYSAMERFAEAQRRLVTQASDFSLETVAAMVDTQAIDPSPAYQRRARWSVSKQSALIESFLLNVPVPPVYLAEEEFGYYSVIDGQQRITAVHDFMRGRLELRGLKELPELNNARIDALPEAMRNALRMRPYIRAVTLLRQSDPDLKYEVFIRLNRGGERLTDQEVRNSAMRGPLNDLLIELGSNPFLWQQFNITPSSERFAQMADVEYVLRFLTLLHSWPSFTGDLSPSMDHFMLENAHAGRQGLEQFALEFNSALVRCEEIWGVNAFRRAEQDTWRGRGLLGMYDAEMLSVALLSEAEVNKAAARSDNVLRMTNNLFDDPEFVKAVTVSTNTSARLRFRVEALMHLLRNA is encoded by the coding sequence ATGTCGACCTACTCCGCAATGGAACGCTTCGCAGAGGCGCAGCGTCGCCTCGTGACGCAGGCGAGTGACTTCTCACTGGAGACCGTCGCGGCCATGGTCGACACCCAGGCGATCGACCCCTCGCCGGCCTACCAGCGACGTGCAAGATGGAGTGTGTCGAAGCAGTCGGCGCTGATCGAGTCGTTTCTGCTCAATGTCCCGGTTCCTCCGGTGTACCTCGCCGAGGAAGAGTTCGGCTATTACAGCGTCATCGACGGCCAACAACGCATTACGGCTGTTCATGATTTTATGCGAGGTCGGCTTGAACTGCGAGGGCTTAAAGAACTACCCGAGCTCAATAACGCCAGGATTGACGCACTGCCAGAAGCAATGAGGAACGCGCTACGCATGCGCCCGTATATCAGGGCGGTGACGCTCCTGCGCCAATCAGACCCGGACCTGAAGTATGAAGTCTTTATCCGCCTTAACCGTGGCGGCGAACGGTTGACTGATCAAGAAGTGCGCAACAGCGCGATGCGAGGCCCGCTGAACGATCTGCTCATTGAGCTTGGGTCGAATCCATTCCTCTGGCAGCAATTCAATATCACCCCGAGCTCAGAGCGGTTTGCTCAGATGGCCGACGTGGAGTACGTTCTACGCTTTCTGACGTTGCTGCATAGTTGGCCATCCTTCACTGGCGACTTGTCTCCGTCCATGGACCATTTCATGCTTGAAAACGCACACGCGGGCCGGCAGGGTCTGGAACAGTTCGCGCTTGAGTTCAATAGCGCCCTTGTCCGGTGCGAGGAAATATGGGGCGTAAACGCCTTTCGTCGAGCAGAGCAAGACACCTGGCGGGGGCGAGGGCTCTTAGGTATGTACGACGCCGAGATGCTCTCTGTGGCGCTTCTGTCCGAGGCAGAAGTCAATAAGGCAGCAGCACGAAGCGACAATGTGTTGCGCATGACGAACAACCTCTTTGACGACCCAGAGTTTGTCAAGGCCGTTACGGTCTCGACCAATACGTCGGCGAGACTGAGGTTTCGCGTCGAGGCCCTTATGCATCTCTTGCGAAACGCATAG
- a CDS encoding PIN domain-containing protein produces the protein MAKLVVVLDTNVLKEDPVLNGPAVKRLFALSRRQMLHVAIPEVVLLELRRQYTDVVEGKVAQLRGMPYKAKEALAELRIPLDHEEVKLPSFPDLDLAAMMESYSDTVTLRLSEAGVSRLSLPRVSHADVLRRDLERRSPFKANGRGYRDTLIWESIRELFTEALALVFITRDGDFVAGGSLKDDLSPDVPGYVQVTCAEDIDSALALATIQDLVSSVEADYAESFASAEDIAVAFLESAVEQLQDVDVPEDVLRSQGIDRSVYDATIEAAEGLHAVIWSPYDEFDGTTVLGEASLLIAATAVGYVDKADSAALADEDLAVVSWDTEDRAQVQFQVRARAEFDLRIEVSGESVEDWTFGGLSPE, from the coding sequence ATGGCAAAGTTGGTCGTGGTGCTGGACACCAACGTCCTGAAAGAAGACCCCGTCCTGAATGGCCCCGCGGTGAAGCGGCTGTTCGCGTTGAGTCGGCGCCAGATGCTGCACGTTGCCATCCCCGAGGTGGTGCTCCTGGAGCTGAGGCGTCAGTACACAGACGTCGTCGAGGGGAAGGTCGCGCAATTGCGCGGGATGCCCTACAAGGCCAAGGAAGCATTAGCAGAGTTGCGTATACCCTTGGATCACGAAGAGGTGAAATTGCCCTCGTTCCCGGACCTCGACTTGGCTGCGATGATGGAGAGTTACTCCGATACCGTGACGCTCCGCCTCAGTGAAGCGGGGGTAAGCCGTCTCTCGCTCCCGCGAGTCTCGCACGCTGATGTCTTGCGGCGCGACCTGGAGCGCCGGTCCCCTTTCAAGGCGAATGGCCGCGGTTATCGCGATACGTTGATTTGGGAGAGCATTCGCGAACTATTCACTGAGGCGCTCGCCCTCGTGTTCATCACCCGCGACGGTGACTTCGTCGCTGGCGGCAGCCTGAAGGATGACCTAAGCCCGGATGTGCCAGGGTACGTCCAGGTTACTTGCGCCGAGGACATCGACTCTGCTTTAGCCCTGGCGACCATACAGGACTTGGTCTCTTCAGTCGAAGCCGACTATGCCGAGTCTTTCGCTTCGGCCGAAGACATCGCCGTGGCATTCCTTGAGTCGGCAGTTGAGCAATTGCAGGATGTCGACGTGCCGGAAGATGTGTTGCGTAGTCAAGGAATCGACCGAAGCGTCTACGATGCGACTATCGAGGCGGCGGAGGGTCTTCATGCCGTCATCTGGTCCCCTTACGACGAATTCGATGGCACTACTGTGTTGGGCGAAGCCTCACTTTTGATCGCGGCCACCGCTGTCGGTTATGTTGATAAGGCGGATTCTGCTGCACTGGCAGATGAAGATTTGGCGGTCGTCAGTTGGGACACGGAGGATCGAGCACAGGTTCAGTTCCAGGTCCGAGCCCGAGCGGAGTTCGATCTCCGGATCGAGGTATCGGGTGAGTCCGTTGAGGATTGGACATTCGGCGGCTTGTCGCCGGAGTAG
- the mobF gene encoding MobF family relaxase has protein sequence MSVHKLTAGSGYDYLTRQVAALDATEKGHVGLASYYTERGEAPGQWIGSGLAGIDGLAAGDPVTQQQMHALFGFGHHPLAADRLAALEAKHDADARGPGARDRQTATRLGAPFKVYAADVSSFRMEVARRVAAIGDSGLTAGQPVSADERARVRTEVAREIFAEEHGRSPRDARELAGTIARLSRPRATAVAGYDLAFSPVKSVSALWAVAPPDVAAQIERAHQGAVADALRFIETHALYTRTGTNGVRQVDVTGLVATAFTHRDSRAGDPDLHTHVAVANKVQTRGTGSGGTNPGGTSSGGTDGRWLSIDGRVLLKAVVAASETYNTALEARLRDDLGLQFEPRAVTSRSEAGKRPVREVVGIDTVLLQRWATRRGDIDARRGELAAQFQRDHGRPPTPVETLHLAQQANLETRAAKHEPRTLAEQRTVWRVEADEVLGQGGGLHRMLGKVLAPAFCRTHANPAGDAAWLDSAAERALAALQQNRSTWQVWHVRAEAQRQVRAAGASVPASEQAVEALVAEVLHRRSVALSTAERRVDGRLLGEPGRLRRADGSSVYRVAGSDLYTSAAVLAAERRLVELAGQRDGHAVDARAVDVALLEATANGTTLNAGQAALVREMATSGARVQLAIAPAGAGKTTAMSVLAAAWAEGGGNVVGLAPSAAAAAALRESTGTRTDTLAKLTWSLTHETAHDSHARGVAQGEATMASAPDWVRGIDAGTLVVIDEAGMADTISLHAAVEFVAGRGGSVRLVGDDQQLAAIGAGGVLRDIQASHGALRLDELLRFADRAEAAASLALREGRPEALGFYLDNDRVHVGDLTTMTAQVLQAWQHDRAAGLDSIMLAPTRELVSDLNQRTRAHRLATQQGNGPTVVRLAMVRLADGNEASEGDLLLTRTNDRSLRTTATDWVKNGDRWTLTATHDDGAVTARHLGSGRSVRLPADYVRTSTELGYATTVHSAQGLSVDTMHGLVGGGGRRRAGGNVVSAAAVHDAHSRPPRQPRLPARRRGRRPPRRRAPRGGAPSHRDRAPRGHPRPRRQPDLGGHPAARPGGPRRPARVRHRPLPRRPRPRRRRHHRPRSRVRRRGRGGRPGAGHQPDTRLAGAAGPPAAPDRQRGEPRRGAAGGRGERTPG, from the coding sequence ATGAGCGTCCACAAGCTGACGGCCGGGTCGGGGTACGACTACCTGACCCGGCAGGTCGCAGCCCTGGACGCCACGGAGAAGGGCCACGTCGGCCTGGCGAGCTACTACACCGAGCGGGGCGAGGCGCCCGGGCAGTGGATCGGGTCCGGTCTGGCTGGCATCGACGGCCTGGCCGCCGGGGACCCGGTGACACAGCAGCAGATGCACGCCCTGTTCGGCTTCGGGCACCACCCCTTGGCCGCGGACCGTCTCGCCGCCCTCGAGGCGAAGCACGACGCCGATGCACGTGGGCCGGGTGCACGGGACCGGCAAACCGCGACTCGGTTGGGAGCTCCTTTCAAGGTCTACGCCGCTGACGTGAGCTCGTTCCGCATGGAGGTCGCCCGACGCGTGGCCGCGATCGGCGACTCCGGTCTCACGGCCGGGCAGCCGGTCTCCGCCGACGAGCGGGCCCGGGTCCGGACCGAGGTGGCGCGGGAGATCTTCGCCGAGGAGCACGGCCGCTCACCCCGCGACGCCCGGGAACTAGCCGGGACGATCGCACGGCTGTCGCGGCCGCGGGCCACCGCCGTGGCCGGGTACGACCTGGCCTTCTCCCCCGTGAAGTCGGTCAGCGCCCTCTGGGCGGTCGCCCCACCCGACGTCGCCGCCCAGATCGAACGCGCCCACCAGGGCGCCGTGGCCGACGCGCTGCGGTTCATCGAGACCCACGCCCTGTACACGCGGACCGGCACGAACGGGGTGAGGCAGGTCGACGTCACTGGCCTGGTCGCGACGGCGTTCACCCACCGGGACAGCCGGGCCGGGGACCCCGACCTCCACACCCACGTAGCCGTCGCCAACAAGGTCCAGACCCGCGGCACAGGTTCCGGCGGGACAAATCCCGGGGGAACGAGCTCCGGGGGGACGGACGGTCGGTGGTTGTCGATCGACGGGCGGGTCCTGCTCAAGGCCGTCGTCGCGGCGTCGGAGACGTACAACACCGCCCTGGAGGCCAGGCTTCGCGACGACCTGGGGCTGCAGTTCGAGCCCCGCGCGGTGACCTCTCGGTCGGAGGCGGGCAAGAGGCCCGTCCGGGAGGTGGTGGGGATCGACACCGTCCTGCTGCAGCGGTGGGCCACGCGCCGTGGGGACATCGACGCCCGCCGCGGCGAGCTCGCCGCCCAGTTCCAGCGCGACCACGGTCGGCCCCCGACCCCGGTGGAGACGCTGCACCTGGCGCAGCAGGCCAATCTGGAGACCCGCGCCGCGAAGCACGAACCCCGCACCCTCGCCGAGCAGCGAACCGTGTGGCGGGTGGAAGCGGATGAGGTGCTCGGTCAGGGCGGCGGGTTGCACCGGATGCTGGGCAAGGTCCTCGCCCCCGCCTTTTGCCGGACTCACGCAAACCCGGCGGGGGACGCCGCTTGGCTGGACAGCGCGGCCGAGCGGGCCCTGGCTGCGCTGCAGCAGAACCGGTCGACGTGGCAGGTGTGGCACGTCCGCGCCGAGGCACAACGCCAGGTCCGCGCCGCCGGGGCCTCGGTGCCAGCTAGCGAGCAGGCCGTCGAGGCCCTCGTCGCAGAAGTCCTCCACCGACGGTCGGTCGCCCTGAGCACCGCCGAGCGCAGGGTGGACGGGCGGCTCCTCGGCGAGCCTGGACGGCTGCGGCGGGCGGACGGCAGCAGCGTCTACCGGGTCGCCGGCAGCGACCTCTACACCTCGGCCGCGGTCCTCGCGGCGGAGCGGCGGCTCGTGGAGCTCGCGGGGCAGCGGGACGGACACGCGGTCGACGCCCGGGCCGTGGACGTGGCGCTGCTCGAGGCCACCGCCAACGGCACCACCCTCAACGCCGGGCAGGCCGCCCTGGTGCGGGAGATGGCCACCTCCGGCGCGCGGGTCCAGCTCGCGATCGCCCCGGCCGGGGCGGGAAAGACGACGGCCATGAGCGTGCTGGCCGCCGCCTGGGCCGAGGGTGGGGGGAACGTCGTCGGGCTTGCACCGTCCGCTGCCGCGGCGGCCGCGCTGCGGGAGTCGACCGGCACCCGCACCGACACCCTGGCCAAGCTCACCTGGTCACTGACCCACGAGACCGCGCACGACTCGCATGCGAGGGGCGTGGCACAGGGCGAAGCCACAATGGCGTCCGCACCGGACTGGGTCCGCGGCATCGATGCCGGCACGCTGGTGGTGATCGACGAGGCGGGCATGGCAGACACCATCTCCCTGCACGCCGCGGTGGAGTTCGTCGCCGGGCGGGGCGGCAGCGTCCGCCTCGTCGGGGACGACCAGCAGCTCGCCGCGATCGGCGCCGGCGGCGTCTTGCGCGACATCCAGGCCAGCCACGGCGCACTCCGCCTCGACGAACTCCTCCGGTTCGCTGACCGGGCTGAGGCCGCCGCGAGCCTGGCGCTGCGCGAAGGCCGACCCGAGGCCCTCGGGTTCTACCTCGACAACGACCGCGTCCACGTCGGCGACCTCACCACCATGACCGCGCAGGTGCTGCAGGCCTGGCAGCACGACCGCGCCGCCGGTCTGGACTCGATCATGCTGGCCCCAACCAGGGAGCTGGTCAGCGACCTGAACCAGCGAACCCGCGCCCACCGCCTCGCCACCCAGCAAGGGAACGGGCCTACGGTCGTGAGGCTGGCAATGGTGAGGCTGGCGGACGGGAACGAGGCCAGCGAGGGCGACCTGCTCCTCACCCGCACCAACGACCGGTCGCTGCGGACGACGGCGACGGACTGGGTGAAGAACGGCGACCGTTGGACCCTCACCGCCACCCACGACGACGGCGCAGTCACCGCGAGGCATCTCGGGAGCGGGCGCAGCGTGCGCCTGCCCGCGGATTACGTCCGGACCAGCACCGAGCTCGGGTACGCCACCACCGTCCACAGCGCCCAGGGCCTGTCCGTGGACACCATGCACGGCCTCGTCGGCGGGGGGGGACGACGGAGGGCGGGGGGGAACGTTGTCTCGGCAGCAGCTGTACACGATGCTCACTCGCGGCCGCCTCGCCAACCACGTCTACCTGCCCGTCGTCGGGGACGGCGACCCCCACGGCGTCGTGCGCCCCGAGGTGGTGCACCCTCGCACCGCGACCGAGCACCTCGAGGCCATCCTCGCCCGCGACGGCAGCCCGACCTCGGCGGCCACCCTGCAGCGCGACCAGGCGGACCCCGCCGTCCAGCTCGGGTACGCCACCGCCCGCTACCTCGACGCCCTCGGCCTCGCCGCCGAAGACATCACCGGCCCCGAAGTCGTGTCCGCCGTCGAGGACGCGGCGGACGACCTGGTGCCGGGCATCAACCAGACACCCGCCTGGCCGGTGCTGCGGGCCCACCTGCTGCTCCTGACCGCCAGCGGGGCGAACCCCGCCGAGGCGCTGCGGGCGGACGCGGAGAGAGGACCCCTGGGTGA
- a CDS encoding DNA (cytosine-5-)-methyltransferase, which produces MSSPDRAFTFVDLFAGIGGFAVALRDLGGECVGSVELDRQAAAVYALNHGTNPFGDITEMANEDRVAFDEHTVLAAGFPCQPFSKSGSQKGMDEVRGTLFWNILKIVEARRPAVLLLENVRNLAGPRHRHEWDVIVKSLRQAGYHVSSRPAVFSPHLLPSEQGGQPQIRERVFITATYWPERSWEDPVPAVQNRMVRTDPWDLENDLPLDSRRHIPGCDLSADERRWIDAWENFRQLVVASLMHTAPNRLLDEVRLPGFPIWVDAWEDDADLEIPEGTPRWKQVFLRKNATFYTQHRSVLDPWIKQHGVMAFPPSRRKFEWQAQQESSLWNCAIQLRPSGIRAKRMTHLPALVAMSQTPILGPKRRRLSVAEAAALQGLPSDFTFGDQPDSASYKQLGNGVNVGVVQHVLRQHVSRDIERIRLIAPDLLAAVGVVPVAPVEAQLSLV; this is translated from the coding sequence GTGAGCAGTCCCGATCGAGCCTTCACGTTCGTCGACTTGTTCGCCGGGATTGGCGGCTTCGCCGTCGCCCTCAGGGACCTCGGCGGCGAGTGCGTCGGTTCGGTCGAGCTCGACCGTCAAGCAGCTGCGGTCTACGCCCTCAACCACGGCACAAACCCCTTTGGTGACATCACGGAGATGGCGAACGAGGATCGAGTCGCCTTCGACGAGCACACGGTCCTCGCTGCGGGATTCCCGTGCCAACCTTTCTCGAAGTCCGGCTCCCAGAAGGGCATGGACGAGGTGCGCGGCACGCTCTTCTGGAACATCCTTAAGATCGTCGAGGCGCGTCGCCCTGCCGTGCTGCTGCTCGAGAATGTCCGAAACCTGGCCGGACCGAGACACCGCCACGAGTGGGACGTGATCGTCAAGTCGCTACGACAGGCCGGATACCACGTGTCTTCCCGTCCGGCGGTCTTCTCGCCCCACCTGCTGCCCTCCGAGCAGGGCGGCCAGCCACAAATTCGTGAGCGAGTGTTCATCACGGCCACGTACTGGCCCGAGCGATCCTGGGAAGATCCCGTTCCTGCGGTCCAGAACCGCATGGTCCGCACGGACCCTTGGGACCTCGAGAACGACCTGCCTCTAGACTCCCGTCGGCACATTCCAGGCTGCGACCTGTCCGCAGACGAGCGTCGTTGGATCGATGCCTGGGAGAACTTCCGACAGCTTGTCGTCGCCAGCCTTATGCACACCGCGCCCAACCGCCTCCTCGACGAAGTGCGACTGCCGGGCTTCCCGATCTGGGTCGACGCGTGGGAGGACGACGCCGATCTGGAAATCCCGGAGGGCACCCCCCGCTGGAAGCAGGTCTTCCTCCGGAAGAACGCGACGTTCTACACACAGCACCGGTCAGTCCTCGATCCTTGGATCAAGCAGCACGGCGTGATGGCGTTCCCGCCGTCGCGGCGGAAGTTCGAGTGGCAGGCACAGCAGGAGTCCTCCCTGTGGAACTGTGCAATCCAGCTTCGGCCGTCGGGTATCCGGGCCAAGCGAATGACTCACCTGCCGGCCCTCGTCGCCATGTCGCAGACGCCGATCCTCGGGCCGAAGCGGCGGCGCCTGTCGGTCGCCGAGGCTGCTGCCCTACAGGGCCTTCCCTCCGACTTCACCTTCGGTGATCAGCCCGACTCCGCTTCGTACAAGCAACTTGGCAACGGTGTGAACGTGGGCGTCGTGCAACATGTTCTCCGTCAGCACGTCTCGCGGGACATCGAGCGCATCCGGCTGATCGCGCCAGACCTGCTGGCTGCTGTGGGAGTTGTGCCGGTAGCTCCCGTGGAAGCCCAGCTTTCCTTGGTGTGA
- a CDS encoding DUF262 domain-containing protein gives MRYESARTKAEVVARMYFLGNRVAEPLGPGSKEKKSALVALGRHLQMDLEPVAGKHECARLIASALGVPWDDTCISAGDTITLTGLNRLVDGAVMAHITAGTSPVRSLIRELAGVNPAPRWDEREADNVAADFSEIEQNIAEALAELASGGATPLKVDVAWSDPSSGTDISLEDGSWRTPLAAVQGWLALPASIDATDSQSFDRSLGQLLGVSGSTVAPGPELFERLQQRLERAVAIRQSFHEALESDSDSSATLESASISWEAAWGEVEEVEEAEASGPIKAEASTWPIAQFRQYAMDGEMDLNPSYQRADVWQTADAQILIESVLRGIPLPSVILLQRNTEDGDRYEIVDGKQRLTSLLRFTGAHPRALATVRAKAAEWGETPDEMLGLFTTDYPRFKKIWRKHEATNLSAKKEKELYFPFALRSTNAPALSGDLDQLRGRYYSEIRSLAIQVGNAKKKIRALFEEVSDYRIPVIVYFEATSRQIHEVFSLYNKQGKHLNAEEIRNAAFHELDFMRALLAIAGDADGFDRVAPFLAPVWNDVSSTGVALADPTGPYALPDAGYKRTKALSWVAAALLMEDESASTRSTTAHINDLLKRIETHADDPLRSQQAVTEAMSWLGAAMDAHQAAPMQIWGSKFRGTQPRWQELQLVASLVALAAASTLLGNDLSDRIDERADELRAASDRWARPKKSQSREQWQFIGGVVREFLDVLGVSAEAADGEIRSRYGTSGLRELVSLPQLTEWSDQ, from the coding sequence ATGAGGTACGAGAGCGCGCGGACGAAGGCCGAGGTCGTCGCCCGGATGTACTTCCTGGGCAACCGCGTCGCGGAGCCGCTTGGCCCGGGCAGCAAGGAGAAGAAGTCGGCACTCGTTGCCCTTGGGCGCCATCTTCAGATGGACCTCGAGCCCGTCGCAGGCAAGCACGAGTGCGCGCGCCTCATCGCAAGCGCGTTGGGCGTGCCATGGGACGACACGTGCATCTCCGCTGGTGACACGATCACTCTGACAGGGCTGAACCGACTGGTCGACGGAGCCGTCATGGCACACATCACGGCCGGCACCAGCCCTGTACGTTCGCTGATACGGGAACTGGCCGGCGTGAACCCGGCACCGCGCTGGGACGAACGGGAGGCCGACAACGTGGCAGCAGATTTCAGCGAGATCGAGCAGAACATTGCTGAGGCCCTCGCCGAGCTCGCCTCAGGCGGTGCGACACCGCTGAAGGTCGACGTCGCATGGTCTGATCCGTCTTCCGGCACGGACATCTCGCTCGAGGACGGAAGCTGGCGGACGCCACTCGCGGCCGTACAGGGCTGGCTGGCGCTTCCTGCGTCGATCGACGCGACGGACTCACAGTCGTTCGACCGTTCCCTCGGTCAACTTCTCGGAGTCAGTGGCTCGACCGTCGCCCCGGGGCCTGAGCTCTTCGAGCGGCTTCAGCAAAGGCTGGAGCGGGCGGTCGCGATCAGGCAGTCGTTTCACGAGGCGCTCGAGTCCGATTCGGACAGCTCAGCCACGCTCGAGTCAGCGTCCATCTCGTGGGAAGCCGCGTGGGGAGAGGTCGAGGAGGTAGAGGAGGCCGAGGCGAGCGGCCCGATCAAGGCGGAGGCGTCGACGTGGCCGATCGCGCAGTTCCGACAGTACGCCATGGACGGCGAGATGGACCTCAACCCTTCCTACCAGCGGGCAGACGTCTGGCAGACGGCGGATGCCCAGATCTTGATCGAGTCCGTGTTGCGAGGCATCCCCCTCCCGTCGGTGATCCTGCTACAGCGCAACACAGAGGACGGGGACCGCTACGAGATTGTCGACGGCAAGCAGCGGCTCACCTCGTTGCTCCGCTTCACGGGCGCGCACCCCAGGGCCCTTGCCACAGTCCGAGCCAAAGCAGCGGAGTGGGGCGAGACCCCGGATGAAATGCTCGGCCTCTTCACCACCGACTACCCCCGGTTCAAGAAGATATGGCGCAAGCACGAGGCGACGAACCTCAGCGCCAAAAAAGAGAAGGAACTCTACTTCCCGTTTGCACTGCGGTCGACGAACGCCCCCGCACTCAGCGGGGATCTCGATCAGCTCCGCGGGCGCTACTACTCCGAGATCAGGTCCCTTGCGATCCAAGTGGGAAACGCGAAGAAGAAGATTCGAGCCCTCTTCGAGGAAGTGTCCGACTACCGGATCCCGGTAATCGTCTACTTCGAAGCCACAAGCCGTCAGATCCACGAGGTGTTCAGTCTCTACAACAAGCAGGGCAAGCACCTGAACGCAGAGGAGATCCGGAACGCCGCGTTCCACGAGCTCGACTTCATGCGAGCATTGCTCGCGATTGCCGGCGACGCCGACGGGTTTGATCGGGTCGCCCCGTTCCTGGCGCCCGTGTGGAACGACGTGAGTTCGACGGGCGTGGCACTGGCCGACCCCACTGGCCCCTATGCCTTGCCCGACGCGGGCTACAAGCGGACGAAGGCGCTGTCTTGGGTCGCCGCTGCGCTCCTGATGGAGGATGAGAGCGCGTCCACCCGCTCCACCACAGCGCACATCAACGACCTCCTGAAGCGGATCGAGACGCACGCTGACGACCCCCTCCGGAGCCAGCAGGCGGTCACGGAGGCGATGAGTTGGCTCGGCGCGGCCATGGATGCGCACCAGGCAGCACCCATGCAGATCTGGGGATCGAAGTTCCGGGGAACTCAGCCCCGGTGGCAGGAGCTCCAGCTGGTTGCGTCCCTGGTGGCGCTCGCCGCAGCCAGCACGCTGCTCGGCAACGATCTCTCCGATCGCATCGACGAGCGCGCTGACGAGCTCCGGGCTGCGTCCGATCGGTGGGCTCGTCCGAAGAAGTCCCAGTCGAGGGAGCAGTGGCAGTTCATCGGTGGGGTCGTGCGAGAGTTTCTTGACGTGCTCGGGGTGAGCGCTGAGGCAGCCGACGGCGAGATCCGCTCCCGATACGGGACCTCCGGGCTCCGCGAGCTGGTCTCTCTCCCCCAGCTCACGGAGTGGTCTGACCAATGA